The following are encoded together in the Candidatus Margulisiibacteriota bacterium genome:
- the trpE gene encoding anthranilate synthase component I, whose translation MFYPNINEFKKLARKGNLVPVYKEIVADLETPVSAFKKIEGEYSFLLESIEGGEKIARYSFLGTCAKKQLLTFSSLEEVRAALKKYRPVETKGLPRFTGGLVGYISYDAVREIERLPDKNLDDLKMPQLQFLLADAFLAFDHVKHKILIIANAHITGGSDEAYRLACARIAGLERKLKRKLSGTKDELEVPAHSELKAPASSNLTRGEYEAMVRRAKEYIRAGDIIQVVLSQRLEIKCPADSLNVYRILRMINPSPYMYYLKLGKTRIIGSSPEVMVRLEKGEATLRPIAGTKPRGRDEAEDQKLARELLASAKERAEHIMLVDLGRNDLGRVCAYGSVKVTEEMSIEKYSHVMHIVSNVTGQLQPGKDAIDLVRACFPAGTVSGAPKVRAMEIIDELENRRRGLYAGSVGYFSFSGDLDSGIAIRTILIRDGRAFVQAGAGLVADSVPAEEYQETLNKARALLAAVELAG comes from the coding sequence ATGTTCTATCCAAACATTAACGAATTTAAGAAGTTAGCCCGAAAAGGGAACCTCGTGCCGGTCTACAAGGAGATCGTCGCCGACTTGGAGACGCCGGTCTCGGCCTTCAAGAAGATCGAAGGGGAGTATTCTTTCCTCCTCGAATCGATCGAAGGGGGGGAGAAGATCGCCCGTTATTCCTTTTTAGGGACCTGTGCAAAAAAGCAATTACTGACTTTTAGTTCCCTGGAAGAAGTTCGCGCGGCTTTGAAAAAGTATCGTCCGGTCGAGACGAAAGGCTTGCCGCGCTTCACCGGCGGCCTGGTCGGTTATATCAGCTACGATGCCGTCCGGGAGATCGAGCGGCTTCCCGATAAGAACTTAGACGATCTGAAAATGCCCCAACTCCAGTTCCTGCTGGCCGACGCTTTTCTCGCGTTCGACCACGTCAAACATAAGATCCTGATCATTGCCAATGCCCACATTACCGGCGGTTCCGATGAGGCTTATCGCTTGGCCTGCGCCAGGATAGCGGGGCTGGAGCGGAAGCTCAAACGGAAATTATCCGGGACCAAGGATGAGCTGGAGGTTCCCGCCCATTCAGAGCTGAAAGCGCCGGCCAGCTCTAACCTGACCCGGGGAGAATACGAAGCGATGGTCCGGCGGGCCAAAGAATATATCCGGGCCGGCGATATCATCCAGGTAGTTCTCTCACAGCGTCTGGAGATCAAATGTCCGGCCGACTCGCTCAATGTCTATCGAATTTTACGGATGATCAACCCGTCGCCTTACATGTACTACCTTAAATTGGGGAAGACGAGGATCATCGGTTCCTCTCCGGAAGTAATGGTTCGCTTGGAAAAAGGGGAGGCGACCTTGCGGCCGATCGCCGGAACGAAACCGCGCGGCCGGGACGAAGCCGAGGACCAGAAATTGGCCAGGGAACTGCTGGCCTCGGCAAAAGAACGGGCCGAGCATATCATGCTGGTCGATCTAGGCCGGAACGACCTCGGCCGGGTCTGCGCTTACGGCAGCGTCAAAGTGACCGAAGAGATGTCGATCGAAAAATATTCTCACGTCATGCATATCGTCAGCAATGTCACCGGTCAGCTCCAGCCCGGGAAAGACGCGATCGACCTGGTCCGCGCCTGTTTTCCGGCGGGGACCGTCTCCGGCGCCCCCAAGGTCCGGGCGATGGAGATCATCGACGAGCTGGAGAACCGGCGGCGCGGCCTCTACGCCGGCAGTGTCGGTTATTTCAGCTTTTCCGGCGACCTTGATTCAGGGATTGCTATCCGGACAATTTTAATACGTGACGGCCGGGCCTTTGTTCAGGCGGGAGCGGGGTTAGTGGCCGATTCCGTGCCGGCCGAGGAATATCAGGAAACATTGAATAAAGCCCGGGCGCTGCTGGCGGCCGTGGAACTGGCCGGATGA